Proteins encoded in a region of the Pyxidicoccus trucidator genome:
- the atpF gene encoding F0F1 ATP synthase subunit B, which produces MFLPSVLAASSFVEVRPGLIFWTIVTFLLVMVVLRWKAWGPILSLVQEREKQISDAVESAKRERHQAEEMLAEAKRAAVTARQEAADAVRRNQQEMEKFREELMAKSRKEAEELKLSARREIEEQKTKAIAEVRSMAVDLSIEVASKLINERMDDSKHRALADQFVQGLPVAGTGAVRRTA; this is translated from the coding sequence ATGTTCCTGCCCTCCGTCCTCGCCGCCAGCTCCTTCGTGGAGGTCCGTCCGGGCCTCATCTTCTGGACCATCGTCACCTTCCTGCTCGTCATGGTCGTCCTGCGCTGGAAGGCGTGGGGGCCCATCCTGTCGCTGGTGCAGGAGCGCGAGAAGCAGATCTCCGACGCCGTGGAGAGCGCCAAGCGCGAGCGTCACCAGGCCGAGGAGATGCTGGCCGAGGCCAAGCGCGCCGCCGTCACCGCCCGCCAGGAGGCCGCGGACGCGGTGCGCCGCAACCAGCAGGAGATGGAGAAGTTCCGCGAGGAGCTCATGGCCAAGAGCCGCAAGGAGGCCGAGGAGCTCAAGCTGTCCGCGCGCCGCGAGATTGAGGAGCAGAAGACCAAGGCCATCGCCGAGGTCCGCTCCATGGCGGTGGACCTGTCGATTGAAGTGGCCAGCAAGCTCATCAACGAGCGCATGGACGACAGCAAGCACCGCGCGCTGGCTGACCAGTTCGTGCAGGGCCTGCCGGTGGCGGGCACCGGCGCCGTGCGTCGCACCGCCTAG
- a CDS encoding ATP synthase F0 subunit C has translation MTNVALAFLAAGIGAGLSIIGAALGIGKLAAAAMDATGRQPAAGGDIRTTMIIAAALIEGATLFALVVCVLLAVKT, from the coding sequence ATGACCAACGTCGCTCTCGCCTTCCTCGCCGCCGGTATCGGCGCCGGCCTCTCCATCATCGGTGCCGCGCTCGGCATCGGTAAGCTCGCCGCCGCCGCCATGGACGCCACGGGCCGTCAGCCGGCCGCCGGTGGTGACATCCGCACCACCATGATCATCGCCGCGGCCCTCATCGAAGGCGCCACGCTGTTCGCGCTGGTCGTTTGCGTTCTGCTCGCCGTCAAGACGTAG
- the ychF gene encoding redox-regulated ATPase YchF — protein MALSIGIVGLPNVGKSTLFNALSAAGAQAANYPFCTIEPNVGVVPVPDPRLDKLSELIKPLKKVPTSLEFVDIAGLVRGASKGEGLGNQFLGNIRQVDAVLHVLRCFEDDNVTHVEGGVDPVRDRDVVDTELCLKDLETVDKRRERTQKNTKLGGKAAEEAKAELALLDRIKANLDSGITVRAQKLNEEERAVIRDLFLLTDKPVLYVANIGESEIGKEEANRHVKAVREMAVKEGAEVVVLAAAMESEIQQLPEEERAGFLESAGLKEPGLHKVAREGYKLLGLWTYFTVGEQECRAWTIHKGYKAPQAAGVIHSDFERGFIKAEVMRWEDLVKLGSESAVKEKGLLRVEGKEYAVQDGDCMHFRFNV, from the coding sequence ATGGCTCTATCCATCGGCATCGTCGGGCTTCCCAACGTGGGCAAGTCCACCCTGTTCAACGCGCTGTCGGCCGCTGGCGCGCAGGCGGCCAACTACCCCTTCTGCACCATTGAGCCCAACGTGGGCGTGGTGCCCGTGCCGGACCCGCGGCTGGACAAGCTGTCCGAGCTCATCAAGCCGCTGAAGAAGGTGCCCACCTCGCTCGAGTTCGTGGACATCGCCGGCCTGGTGCGTGGCGCGTCCAAGGGCGAGGGCCTGGGCAACCAGTTCCTCGGCAACATCCGCCAGGTGGACGCGGTGCTGCATGTGCTGCGCTGCTTCGAGGACGACAACGTCACCCACGTGGAGGGCGGGGTGGACCCTGTGAGGGACAGGGACGTCGTCGACACGGAGCTGTGCCTCAAGGACCTGGAGACCGTCGACAAGCGCCGCGAGCGCACCCAGAAGAACACCAAGCTGGGGGGCAAGGCGGCGGAAGAGGCCAAGGCGGAGCTGGCGCTGCTGGACCGCATCAAGGCCAACCTGGACTCCGGCATCACCGTGCGCGCGCAGAAGCTGAACGAAGAGGAGCGCGCCGTCATCCGCGACCTCTTCCTGCTCACCGACAAGCCCGTGCTGTACGTGGCCAACATCGGCGAGTCGGAGATTGGGAAGGAAGAGGCCAACCGCCACGTGAAGGCGGTGCGGGAGATGGCCGTGAAGGAGGGCGCCGAGGTGGTGGTGCTCGCCGCGGCCATGGAGTCCGAAATCCAGCAGCTGCCCGAGGAGGAGCGCGCGGGCTTCCTGGAGAGCGCGGGCCTCAAGGAGCCGGGCCTGCACAAGGTGGCGCGCGAGGGCTACAAGCTGCTGGGCCTGTGGACGTACTTCACCGTGGGCGAGCAGGAGTGCCGCGCGTGGACCATCCACAAGGGCTACAAGGCCCCGCAGGCGGCCGGCGTCATCCACTCGGACTTCGAGCGCGGCTTCATCAAGGCCGAGGTCATGCGCTGGGAGGACCTGGTGAAGCTGGGCAGTGAGTCCGCCGTGAAGGAGAAGGGCCTGCTGCGCGTGGAAGGCAAGGAGTACGCCGTCCAGGACGGCGACTGCATGCACTTCCGTTTCAACGTGTAG
- the atpB gene encoding F0F1 ATP synthase subunit A: MRKAMVLFASLFAAVAWASSGPAAEGEKEDVAAYILHHVSDSHELEIEVPLSHDHITLHLPQILVPFKDGACTPVMTDHGEVTPGLGAGCLDLSITKHTVMMWLAAVLLIGSILIWSNRDKTKLVPRGTGANLFEMLVLFVRDELAIKNIGKEEGPRYVPYLLTAFFFILFMNLLGLFPWMASATGNLAVTCGLAVCTFVVTQLAGIRAAGFGGYLAHLTGGVHPLLWPIMIPVEFLGLFTKPFALTVRLFANMLAGHIVIFFLLGLIFILQHPAVAIISVPFAFGIYLLELFVAFVQAYVFTMLSALFIGMGVAMGHHGDDHGHAHDHKEGGHAEGKAHAMGH, translated from the coding sequence ATGCGCAAGGCAATGGTGCTGTTCGCCAGTCTGTTCGCGGCGGTGGCGTGGGCCTCTTCGGGGCCGGCGGCCGAGGGCGAGAAGGAGGACGTGGCCGCCTACATCCTCCACCACGTCTCCGACTCGCATGAGCTGGAGATTGAAGTCCCGCTCAGCCACGACCACATCACCCTCCACCTGCCGCAGATTCTCGTCCCCTTCAAGGACGGGGCCTGCACGCCGGTGATGACGGACCACGGCGAGGTGACTCCGGGCCTGGGCGCCGGCTGCCTGGACCTCTCCATCACCAAGCACACGGTGATGATGTGGCTGGCGGCGGTGCTGCTCATCGGCTCCATCCTCATCTGGAGCAACCGCGACAAGACGAAGCTGGTGCCGCGCGGCACCGGGGCCAACCTCTTCGAGATGCTCGTCCTCTTCGTCCGTGACGAGCTGGCCATCAAGAACATCGGCAAGGAGGAGGGCCCGCGCTACGTGCCCTACCTGCTCACCGCGTTCTTCTTCATCCTCTTCATGAACCTGCTGGGCCTGTTCCCCTGGATGGCGAGCGCCACCGGCAACCTGGCCGTCACCTGCGGCCTGGCGGTGTGCACCTTCGTCGTCACCCAGCTTGCCGGCATCCGCGCGGCGGGCTTCGGCGGCTACCTGGCGCACCTGACGGGCGGCGTGCACCCCCTGCTGTGGCCCATCATGATTCCGGTGGAGTTCCTGGGCCTGTTCACCAAGCCCTTCGCCCTCACCGTCCGTCTCTTCGCCAACATGCTGGCGGGCCACATCGTCATCTTCTTCCTGCTGGGCCTCATCTTCATCCTCCAGCACCCGGCGGTGGCCATCATCAGCGTGCCGTTCGCCTTCGGCATCTACCTGCTGGAGCTGTTCGTCGCCTTCGTGCAGGCCTACGTGTTCACCATGCTGTCGGCGCTGTTCATCGGCATGGGCGTGGCCATGGGCCACCACGGTGACGACCACGGGCACGCCCACGACCACAAAGAGGGCGGCCACGCCGAGGGCAAGGCCCACGCGATGGGCCACTGA